In Malania oleifera isolate guangnan ecotype guangnan chromosome 8, ASM2987363v1, whole genome shotgun sequence, a single window of DNA contains:
- the LOC131161993 gene encoding serine/threonine-protein kinase-like protein CCR4, with product MAPLYRNSSFSLLILCLYLHGCLLSSLPFISSLSTVSISKISNEQTLICALTIQYSSNRQSLLNCTSFPSGIQFPLRNSSQGSPLFSGIVGGDGFLCALLTSSTSVMICWRFSPNGTIKSYKRIYLGPALDELDAGDSRICGLVATTRRLQCWQWPAFRSSRAAHHYFSNIAVGGNFVCGLSKSGKITCLGDESNYQGCGGINGTGVESPGENYGAVAAGSRHVCAVSFNGSLSCWGDMAGEKPQGEFAYVVLGENRSCGVRRDGTVLCWGYNNFKLPQRLRDARFVAVEAKRSIFCGVLTQNYSLSCWGDEAIFGSSNSIVFHNVLPGPCRTACPCGPLLGAGNLCTRSNVCQQPCVTGETPPNPMSLVPPPGTTSTQSSSSTSTRRLVNGRLVAFLVVGCIGSLSSVMVACYFSLQFCKGGGCRVHDSGHLDETGAPQEEGLSSLQQNLEAPQSPSILERPLSCQLISAGSNKGNLEEFSLQILLQATDNFSKKYKIGVGSFGSVYYAKLEDGREVAIKRAEASASSSHAYNNNSRWQEDMDNAFLNELDSLSRLNHKNLVRLLGFYEDSKERVLVYEYMNNGSLHDHLHKLQSSSLMSWTVRLNVALEAARGIEYLHEYVVPSIIHRDIKSSNILLDSSWMAKVSDFGLSLMGPEHEESHISLHAAGTVGYMDPEYYRLQQLTKKSDVYSFGVVLLELLSGRKAIHLNENGLPRNVVDFVVPYIIKDEIHRCLDPRVPPPTPFEIEAVAHVGYVAADCVTLEGQNRPTMTEIVYCLERAVVACSVPQSSLSQLTTRSLT from the coding sequence ATGGCTCCTCTGTATAGAAACTCGtcattctctctcctcattttatGCCTTTACCTTCACGGCTGCCTCCTCTCTTCTCTGCCCTTCATTTCTTCGCTCTCCACTGTATCCATCTCAAAAATCTCGAACGAACAAACCTTGATCTGCGCATTGACGATACAGTACTCCTCTAACCGACAATCCCTCCTCAATTGTACTAGCTTTCCTTCCGGGATTCAATTTCCACTGAGAAATAGCTCCCAAGGCAGCCCTTTATTCTCCGGAATCGTGGGCGGAGACGGGTTCCTATGTGCTCTGCTAACCTCATCCACGTCGGTTATGATTTGCTGGAGATTCTCCCCCAATGGCACAATTAAATCTTACAAACGCATCTACCTCGGCCCGGCTTTGGACGAACTTGACGCCGGAGACTCGCGCATTTGCGGCCTTGTTGCAACAACCAGGCGCCTGCAATGCTGGCAATGGCCGGCATTCAGATCCTCCCGCGCGGCCCACCACTACTTCTCCAATATCGCCGTCGGAGGCAATTTCGTTTGCGGGTTATCGAAATCCGGAAAAATTACCTGCTTGGGAGATGAATCAAATTATCAGGGCTGCGGCGGCATTAACGGGACGGGTGTTGAGTCACCTGGTGAGAATTACGGTGCAGTTGCAGCGGGATCTCGGCACGTTTGCGCCGTCTCTTTCAACGGCAGCTTGAGCTGCTGGGGAGACATGGCGGGCGAGAAACCGCAGGGGGAGTTTGCATACGTGGTATTGGGAGAGAACCGCAGCTGCGGTGTTCGCCGCGATGGAACAGTCCTTTGTTGGGGGTATAACAATTTCAAATTGCCCCAGAGGTTGCGAGACGCTCGATTTGTGGCGGTTGAAGCAAAACGCAGCATCTTTTGCGGAGTTTTAACACAAAACTATTCCTTGTCCTGCTGGGGTGATGAAGCTATATTTGGGTCATCAAATTCCATAGTTTTCCACAACGTGTTGCCGGGGCCATGTAGAACCGCCTGCCCGTGCGGTCCATTGCTGGGTGCGGGCAACCTCTGTACCCGAAGTAATGTTTGTCAGCAGCCTTGTGTAACGGGGGAAACTCCTCCCAATCCAATGTCATTGGTGCCTCCCCCTGGCACCACCTCCACGCAAAGTAGCAGTAGTACCAGTACTCGTCGTCTAGTAAATGGACGATTGGTGGCTTTCCTTGTTGTAGGGTGCATCGGTTCTCTCTCCTCAGTGATGGTTGCTTGTTACTTCTCATTGCAATTTTGTAAAGGGGGAGGATGTCGTGTGCACGATTCAGGGCACTTGGATGAGACTGGAGCCCCACAGGAAGAGGGTTTGAGTTCATTACAACAAAATTTAGAAGCACCGCAGAGTCCATCTATTTTGGAAAGGCCGCTAAGCTGCCAATTGATCAGTGCAGGAAGTAATAAGGGTAatttggaagaattttctttACAAATCCTTCTTCAAGCCACAGATAATTTCTCTAAGAAGTACAAGATCGGGGTAGGAAGCTTTGGCTCCGTCTATTATGCCAAACTAGAGGATGGGCGAGAAGTGGCAATTAAGCGAGCAGAGGCATCAGCGTCGTCATCCCATGCATACAACAACAATAGCAGATGGCAAGAGGACATGGACAATGCATTCCTAAATGAGCTAGACTCTCTATCCCGCCTCAATCACAAGAACCTCGTTAGGCTATTGGGGTTTTATGAAGATAGTAAGGAGCGAGTTCTAGTGTATGAGTACATGAACAATGGCAGTCTCCATGACCACCTCCACAAGCTCCAAAGCTCATCGTTAATGTCATGGACGGTGCGTCTCAATGTAGCTTTGGAAGCAGCTAGAGGGATTGAGTACTTGCACGAATATGTAGTGCCATCTATCATACACCGTGATATCAAGTCATCCAACATCTTGCTTGACTCAAGTTGGATGGCCAAGGTTTCAGATTTTGGACTCTCTTTGATGGGTCCTGAGCATGAAGAGTCACACATTTCACTTCATGCGGCAGGTACAGTTGGGTACATGGATCCTGAGTACTACAGGCTCCAACAACTAACCAAGAAGAGCGACGTGTATAGTTTTGGAGTTGTTTTGCTAGAGTTGTTGTCTGGGCGCAAGGCAATTCATCTCAATGAAAATGGATTGCCAAGAAATGTAGTTGATTTTGTGGTTCCATACATTATCAAAGACGAAATACATAGGTGTTTAGACCCTAGGGTGCCCCCTCCCACACCGTTTGAGATTGAGGCAGTGGCACATGTTGGGTATGTCGCAGCGGATTGTGTTACTTTGGAAGGCCAAAATAGGCCAACCATGACCGAGATTGTCTATTGTTTAGAAAGAGCTGTGGTTGCATGCTCGGTACCACAATCGTCCCTTTCTCAATTAACCACTAGATCTTTAACTTAG